A window from Rhodospirillaceae bacterium encodes these proteins:
- a CDS encoding 23S rRNA (pseudouridine(1915)-N(3))-methyltransferase RlmH, producing MAFAIHILAVGRARQGPEGSLFDTYARRMSWPITLEEVDIKAKLPPARRKAMETAKLLSLVPAGAIVVALDAGGTPLSSEGFADRLCHWRDEGTQALCLLIGGADGLDRAAFERANFVLSLGPMIWPHLLVRTMLAEQLYRAQQILLGHPYHRGAGA from the coding sequence ATGGCCTTTGCCATTCACATCCTCGCCGTCGGGCGCGCGCGCCAAGGCCCCGAGGGCAGCCTTTTCGATACCTATGCCAGACGGATGTCCTGGCCGATCACCCTTGAAGAAGTCGATATAAAAGCGAAATTGCCGCCGGCCCGGCGCAAGGCGATGGAAACGGCAAAGCTTCTTTCCCTGGTTCCGGCAGGTGCCATTGTTGTTGCCCTGGACGCAGGCGGCACGCCGCTTTCCAGCGAGGGGTTTGCGGACAGGCTCTGCCATTGGCGGGACGAAGGGACCCAGGCCCTTTGCCTGCTGATCGGTGGGGCCGATGGGTTGGATCGCGCCGCCTTTGAGCGGGCGAATTTTGTGCTCTCCCTGGGGCCGATGATCTGGCCCCATCTGCTTGTGCGCACCATGCTTGCCGAACAGCTTTACCGCGCCCAGCAGATTTTGCTGGGCCATCCCTATCACCGCGGCGCCGGCGCGTAA
- the rsfS gene encoding ribosome silencing factor, protein MRASLEDDKAEDIVVIELEGKSNIADRMMIATGQSSRQIGAMAQHIVEKLKAEGFETVPVEGLQQGDWVLLDAFDTIVHLFRPEVRDFYNLEKIWDLPMSDSEQATGVTGSGS, encoded by the coding sequence ATTCGGGCCTCTCTTGAGGACGACAAGGCAGAAGATATTGTTGTCATCGAGCTTGAAGGAAAATCCAACATCGCGGATCGCATGATGATCGCCACCGGTCAGTCCTCCCGGCAGATCGGGGCCATGGCGCAGCACATCGTCGAGAAGCTGAAGGCGGAAGGCTTTGAAACCGTGCCGGTCGAAGGCCTGCAGCAAGGAGATTGGGTTCTGCTTGATGCCTTTGACACGATTGTTCACCTTTTCCGGCCTGAGGTGCGCGACTTTTACAATCTCGAAAAAATATGGGATTTGCCGATGTCGGATTCGGAACAGGCCACCGGTGTGACCGGGTCGGGGTCTTAA
- a CDS encoding nicotinic acid mononucleotide adenylyltransferase translates to MQDESGVFIASVRRPNLRVGLLGGSFNPAHDGHRHISLLAMQALALDEVWWLVSPQNPLKPEKGMASLAERVSGARAIARHPRIRVTDLEAQFETRYTIDTLCALRRVFPGYRFVWLMGADNLAQISRWRDWRAIFATVPIAVFSRPSYAFSAATGVASRHYGKACLPERFAKNLADRKPPAWVFLKTAQSPVSATRLRGHGFGRGAGHGSGRGATFFRSGAGHPPGRSGGKPY, encoded by the coding sequence GTGCAAGATGAAAGTGGCGTTTTTATCGCATCGGTTCGGCGCCCCAATTTGCGCGTCGGGCTTCTTGGTGGTTCGTTCAACCCGGCCCATGATGGGCACCGCCATATCAGCCTGCTTGCCATGCAGGCCCTGGCCCTCGATGAGGTGTGGTGGCTTGTTTCACCGCAGAATCCATTGAAGCCGGAAAAAGGCATGGCGTCGTTGGCAGAACGCGTGTCCGGTGCCAGGGCCATTGCCCGGCACCCCCGCATCCGGGTGACGGATCTCGAAGCGCAATTTGAAACCCGCTACACGATTGATACGCTTTGTGCCCTGCGGCGTGTTTTTCCCGGTTATCGCTTTGTCTGGTTGATGGGGGCGGACAATCTGGCCCAGATTTCCCGCTGGCGGGACTGGCGCGCAATTTTTGCAACCGTGCCCATTGCAGTTTTCAGCCGACCTTCTTATGCTTTTTCGGCGGCGACCGGGGTGGCGTCGCGGCATTACGGGAAGGCCTGTCTTCCAGAGCGTTTTGCGAAAAACCTGGCGGACCGGAAACCTCCGGCCTGGGTTTTCCTCAAGACGGCGCAAAGTCCTGTGTCTGCGACGCGGTTGCGTGGGCACGGTTTCGGTCGTGGGGCCGGGCATGGTTCCGGGCGTGGGGCCACATTTTTTCGGTCTGGGGCGGGGCATCCCCCCGGGCGATCAGGAGGCAAGCCATACTAA
- a CDS encoding glutamate-5-semialdehyde dehydrogenase yields the protein MAALGRDAREAADALARAPEKAKTAALLAAAAAIRANAAEILSANEQDVGEAKQQPEITKAFLDRLQLDESRVEAMAASLEAIAALDDPIGDVLAEWTRPNGLRIRRVRVPLGVIGVIFEARPNVTADAAGLCLKAGNAILLRPGSECFHSAIAILKALQHGLKRADLPAAAIQIVPTRDRAAVGEMLRMTETIDVIVPRGGKSLIERVVRESRIPVFRHLDGICHVFIDRGADLAKARAIAVNAKMRRPGICGAMETLLIDATVAERFLPPILDDLAKAGCTIRGDEKTRALYPAALVATEADWTTEYLDAILSVRVVDDVDAAIAHINHYGSQHTDSIVTEDRAAAAKFLDRVDSAIVMQNTSTQFADGGEFGMGAEIGIATGRLHARGPVGVEQLTTYKYHVLGDGQVRP from the coding sequence ATGGCGGCCCTTGGCCGGGACGCGCGCGAGGCGGCGGACGCCTTGGCGCGTGCGCCTGAAAAGGCGAAAACCGCAGCGCTTCTTGCCGCCGCTGCCGCCATCCGTGCAAACGCCGCCGAAATCCTTTCGGCAAACGAACAAGACGTTGGTGAAGCAAAACAGCAGCCGGAAATCACCAAGGCCTTTCTTGATCGGTTGCAACTCGACGAATCCCGTGTCGAGGCCATGGCCGCCAGCCTTGAAGCGATTGCCGCCCTGGACGATCCCATCGGTGACGTGCTGGCGGAGTGGACGCGTCCGAACGGTCTTCGCATTCGCCGTGTGCGCGTTCCCCTTGGCGTTATCGGTGTGATTTTTGAGGCGCGCCCGAATGTTACAGCGGACGCCGCCGGCCTGTGCCTGAAGGCGGGCAACGCCATTCTTCTTCGCCCCGGGTCCGAATGTTTTCATTCGGCTATCGCCATCCTGAAAGCGTTGCAGCACGGTTTAAAACGTGCCGATCTGCCGGCGGCGGCTATACAGATTGTGCCCACCCGGGACCGCGCCGCCGTTGGCGAGATGCTTCGGATGACCGAGACGATTGACGTGATCGTGCCGCGCGGTGGCAAGTCGTTGATTGAACGCGTGGTCCGGGAAAGCCGGATTCCTGTCTTCCGGCATCTCGATGGCATTTGCCACGTCTTCATTGATCGCGGTGCCGATCTGGCGAAGGCGCGCGCGATTGCGGTGAATGCGAAGATGCGCCGCCCTGGTATTTGCGGCGCGATGGAAACGCTTTTGATCGACGCGACGGTGGCGGAACGGTTTTTGCCGCCGATTCTGGACGATCTGGCGAAGGCCGGTTGCACGATTCGCGGCGACGAAAAAACACGCGCGCTTTACCCGGCGGCCCTGGTGGCGACGGAAGCGGATTGGACGACGGAATATCTGGACGCGATCCTTTCCGTGCGTGTGGTCGATGACGTGGATGCGGCGATTGCGCACATCAATCATTATGGTTCACAGCACACGGATTCAATCGTGACCGAGGATCGTGCTGCGGCGGCAAAATTTCTGGATCGCGTGGACAGCGCAATTGTCATGCAGAACACCTCGACGCAATTCGCCGATGGCGGCGAATTTGGCATGGGGGCCGAGATCGGCATTGCGACGGGACGCTTGCACGCGCGGGGGCCCGTTGGTGTCGAACAATTGACCACCTATAAATACCACGTCCTTGGCGATGGGCAGGTGCGCCCCTGA
- a CDS encoding glutamate 5-kinase yields MEKGKRIVVKIGSALLMAKDDGGLCQDWLDAIAADLATWQAQGREIFIVSSGAIAAGRAPLGLGRGELRLEEYQAAAAAGQARLAHAWQEALAPHGIPIAQVLLTLEDTEDRRRYLNARTTLNTLLVLGAIAVINENDTVTTEEIRFGDNDRLAARVAQMVSADTLVLLSDIDGLYSADPKRHAEARHLDEVRDITPEIEAMAGATTLAYGTGGMVTKLQAARIAMAAGCRMVIADGRGLHPLQALDAGAKCTWFLPSAGPKQARKQWIEGGLRPCGNVTVDAGAAAALKDGKSLLPAGVTRVEGNFARGDTVIVQGSDGEEIARGLIAYSMVDAARILGHKSRDIAALLGYRGRDEMIHRDDLVLR; encoded by the coding sequence ATGGAAAAAGGAAAGCGGATCGTCGTCAAGATCGGGTCGGCCCTTCTTATGGCAAAAGACGATGGCGGGCTTTGTCAGGACTGGCTTGATGCCATCGCCGCTGATCTTGCGACGTGGCAGGCACAGGGCCGGGAGATTTTTATCGTTTCGTCGGGCGCGATTGCCGCTGGGCGCGCGCCGCTCGGCCTTGGACGGGGGGAACTTCGGCTGGAGGAATATCAGGCGGCTGCCGCCGCCGGGCAGGCGCGGCTTGCCCATGCCTGGCAGGAAGCGCTGGCACCGCACGGCATCCCCATTGCCCAGGTGCTGCTGACGTTGGAAGACACCGAAGATCGTCGGCGCTATCTGAACGCCAGGACGACGTTGAACACGCTGCTTGTTCTTGGCGCGATTGCGGTCATCAACGAGAACGACACGGTGACGACGGAAGAAATTCGTTTTGGTGACAACGATCGCCTGGCGGCGCGCGTTGCCCAGATGGTCAGCGCCGATACGCTGGTTCTGCTTTCTGATATCGATGGCCTTTATAGCGCCGACCCGAAACGCCATGCCGAGGCGCGCCATTTGGACGAGGTGCGTGACATCACGCCCGAGATCGAAGCGATGGCGGGCGCGACGACGCTGGCCTACGGCACGGGCGGCATGGTGACAAAATTGCAGGCCGCGCGCATTGCCATGGCGGCCGGTTGCCGGATGGTGATTGCTGACGGTCGCGGTTTGCATCCCTTGCAGGCCCTGGACGCGGGTGCCAAATGCACCTGGTTTCTACCCTCTGCGGGGCCAAAGCAGGCGCGCAAACAATGGATCGAAGGCGGCCTTCGTCCATGCGGAAATGTCACGGTCGATGCGGGCGCGGCAGCGGCTCTAAAAGATGGCAAAAGCTTGCTGCCTGCTGGCGTCACCCGGGTGGAAGGAAATTTTGCGCGTGGCGATACGGTCATTGTACAGGGAAGCGATGGCGAAGAAATTGCGCGCGGGCTTATCGCCTATTCGATGGTGGATGCGGCGCGCATTCTTGGGCACAAAAGCCGTGATATTGCGGCACTTCTCGGCTACCGTGGACGCGATGAAATGATCCATCGCGACGACCTCGTGCTGCGTTGA
- the obgE gene encoding GTPase ObgE (ObgE; essential GTPase; exhibits high exchange rate for GTP/GDP; associates with 50S ribosomal subunit; involved in regulation of chromosomal replication), producing the protein MRFLDQAKIHLQSGKGGDGCISFRREKCVEFGGPNGGDGGRGGAVYGEAVAGLNTLIDYRYKQHFKAEGGHNGSGHERTGRGGKDIVMALPIGTQIFEEDNETLIADFTKVGQRCLLLSGGGGGRGNVHFKSSTNQAPRQSTPGGVYQEKWVWIRLKLLADAGLVGLPNAGKSSFLATVTHARPKIAAYPFTTLKPMLGVIYAAGEEFVLADIPGLIEGAHEGVGLGDRFLGHIERCRVLLHLVDGTQDDVALAYRTIREELTRYGHGLADKKEVVALSKCDLLTPEEITRQCEALAKAADKDVYALSTATKAHVDDVLARLLFDVRSAVSEASSGQKEAWSP; encoded by the coding sequence ATGCGATTTCTCGACCAGGCAAAAATTCATCTTCAAAGCGGCAAGGGCGGCGATGGCTGTATCAGTTTTCGCCGTGAAAAATGCGTCGAATTTGGCGGACCCAACGGCGGCGATGGCGGGCGCGGCGGCGCGGTCTATGGCGAGGCCGTGGCCGGCCTGAACACGCTGATCGACTATCGCTACAAGCAGCATTTCAAGGCCGAAGGGGGCCATAACGGGTCGGGGCACGAACGCACGGGCCGAGGCGGTAAAGACATTGTTATGGCGCTGCCCATCGGCACCCAGATTTTCGAAGAAGACAACGAAACGCTGATTGCCGATTTCACGAAGGTGGGACAACGCTGCCTGCTGCTTTCCGGTGGCGGCGGCGGTCGCGGCAACGTGCATTTTAAATCCTCGACGAATCAGGCACCGCGTCAGTCGACGCCGGGCGGCGTGTACCAAGAGAAATGGGTCTGGATTCGCCTGAAACTTTTGGCGGATGCCGGGCTTGTCGGGCTGCCGAACGCGGGAAAGTCCAGCTTTCTTGCCACCGTGACTCATGCGCGGCCAAAAATTGCGGCCTATCCCTTTACGACGCTGAAACCCATGCTTGGCGTCATCTATGCCGCGGGCGAGGAATTTGTTCTGGCCGATATTCCGGGCTTGATCGAAGGGGCCCATGAAGGCGTCGGCCTTGGCGATCGTTTTCTTGGTCACATTGAGCGCTGCCGCGTGCTGCTTCATCTGGTCGACGGCACCCAGGACGATGTCGCCCTTGCCTACCGGACCATTCGGGAGGAACTTACGCGTTATGGCCATGGTCTGGCCGACAAGAAGGAGGTTGTTGCTTTAAGCAAATGCGATTTGCTGACGCCGGAAGAAATCACCCGGCAGTGCGAGGCGCTTGCGAAGGCGGCAGATAAAGACGTGTACGCACTTTCAACCGCCACCAAGGCCCATGTGGATGATGTGCTGGCGCGTCTTCTCTTTGACGTTCGCAGTGCCGTGTCGGAGGCATCTTCCGGGCAGAAAGAAGCGTGGTCGCCATGA
- a CDS encoding 50S ribosomal protein L27 — protein MAHKKAGGSSRNGRDSAGRRLGVKRFGGEAVVPGNILIRQRGTKVHPGLNVGMGKDHTIFAISEGHVRFHASGKRTYISVDPLG, from the coding sequence ATGGCACATAAAAAAGCAGGCGGTAGTTCGCGCAATGGTCGCGATTCGGCGGGCCGCCGTCTCGGCGTCAAGCGCTTTGGTGGCGAGGCTGTGGTTCCCGGCAACATTCTTATTCGCCAGCGTGGAACAAAAGTGCATCCTGGCCTGAATGTCGGCATGGGCAAGGACCACACGATTTTCGCCATCAGCGAAGGCCATGTGCGTTTCCACGCCAGCGGCAAGCGCACCTACATTTCCGTGGACCCGCTTGGCTAG
- the rplU gene encoding 50S ribosomal protein L21, producing the protein MYAVLRTGGKQYRVSANDVITVEKLPGEEGGFIEFGDVLMIGDGKATTLGTPLLEGALVTATILEQGRADKILVFKKKRRQNYRRMHGHRQSETVLRINEVLLPGAERKPQKAAAKAKAPAATAKAPAETAKAPAAKEKSPAAKEKAPAAKAKAPAAKAKAPAAKK; encoded by the coding sequence ATGTACGCAGTACTACGCACTGGCGGAAAACAATATCGGGTTTCGGCGAACGACGTGATTACCGTCGAAAAACTGCCTGGAGAAGAGGGCGGTTTTATCGAGTTTGGCGATGTTCTTATGATCGGCGACGGCAAGGCGACGACCCTTGGCACCCCCCTTCTTGAAGGCGCGCTTGTGACGGCGACGATTCTTGAACAGGGCAGGGCCGACAAGATACTCGTTTTCAAGAAAAAACGGCGCCAGAATTACCGCAGGATGCACGGCCATCGTCAGTCCGAAACCGTCCTTCGGATCAATGAGGTGTTGTTGCCAGGGGCGGAACGCAAGCCACAGAAGGCCGCAGCGAAGGCAAAAGCGCCCGCGGCGACGGCAAAAGCGCCCGCGGAGACGGCAAAAGCGCCTGCGGCCAAGGAAAAATCGCCTGCGGCGAAGGAAAAAGCGCCTGCGGCGAAGGCAAAAGCGCCCGCGGCAAAGGCAAAAGCGCCCGCGGCGAAGAAGTAA